Proteins encoded in a region of the Brevundimonas vesicularis genome:
- the pdxH gene encoding pyridoxamine 5'-phosphate oxidase, whose amino-acid sequence MTASVIPPSPSREEYARDYAAALAANGDETIFDRPEPLGLFVEWLADARAHEPNDPNAMTLSTVDAEGLPDARIVLLKDVDARGFTFYSNSESAKGVELAGCAAAALTFHWKSLRRQVRVRGAVEPVTPAEADAYFASRARESRIGAWASDQSRPLSDRTVLEEAVGRETSRFDGQEVPRPSHWTGWRVVPRSVEFWRDRPFRLHDRLRFDRDGEAWRSGRLWP is encoded by the coding sequence ATGACCGCATCCGTGATCCCGCCCAGCCCGTCGCGTGAGGAATACGCCCGCGACTATGCCGCCGCCCTGGCCGCCAATGGCGACGAGACCATCTTCGACCGGCCTGAACCTCTCGGCCTGTTCGTCGAATGGCTGGCCGACGCGAGGGCGCACGAGCCGAACGATCCGAACGCCATGACCCTGTCGACCGTCGACGCCGAAGGCCTGCCCGATGCGCGGATTGTCCTGCTGAAGGACGTCGATGCGCGAGGCTTCACCTTCTATTCGAACAGCGAGAGCGCCAAGGGCGTCGAACTGGCCGGTTGCGCGGCCGCCGCCCTGACCTTCCACTGGAAATCCCTGCGCCGCCAGGTGCGGGTGCGCGGCGCGGTCGAGCCGGTCACGCCGGCCGAGGCCGACGCCTATTTCGCCAGCCGCGCGCGCGAAAGCCGCATCGGCGCCTGGGCTTCGGACCAGTCCCGCCCCCTGTCGGACCGCACGGTGCTGGAAGAGGCCGTGGGCCGCGAAACCTCGCGCTTCGATGGTCAGGAGGTGCCGCGCCCGTCCCACTGGACCGGATGGCGCGTCGTGCCGCGCTCGGTCGAGTTCTGGCGCGATCGCCCGTTCCGCCTGCATGACCGACTGCGGTTCGACCGCGACGGCGAGGCCTGGCGCTCGGGCCGCCTCTGGCCCTGA
- a CDS encoding J domain-containing protein, whose translation MSAPVSISDVSGVREALSILGLETDVRGDVDASTLKAAFRTAVKAARPDQAGGDAERFRRVIAAYRLIQAHQPPRPALSAPTARPAPAPVLVLSPMQALAGGQVEVRLGARTVRVTTPKGLRSGDHLRLRRGAADGSDLYLSVLIRPEDGLSVVGDDLFMTWAVERRLMADGGRVEIETPVGTRSAWITADMAAPVRVRLKDLGLPARGSRPAGHLFVTLEPSSDVPSAAEDLLVRFTRVWTQERLAA comes from the coding sequence ATGAGCGCGCCTGTTTCGATTTCAGATGTGTCCGGCGTCCGCGAGGCCCTGTCGATCCTGGGCCTGGAAACGGATGTGCGCGGCGATGTCGATGCGTCGACGCTGAAGGCCGCCTTCCGCACGGCGGTGAAGGCGGCGCGGCCGGATCAGGCCGGCGGAGACGCCGAGCGGTTCCGGCGCGTGATTGCGGCCTATCGGCTGATCCAGGCGCATCAGCCCCCTCGCCCCGCCCTGTCCGCGCCCACCGCGCGGCCCGCGCCGGCGCCGGTTCTGGTGCTGTCGCCGATGCAGGCCCTGGCTGGGGGGCAGGTCGAGGTCCGGCTGGGCGCGCGCACGGTGCGGGTCACGACGCCCAAGGGCCTGCGCAGCGGCGATCATCTGCGGCTGAGACGCGGGGCGGCGGACGGGAGCGATCTCTATCTGTCGGTGTTGATCCGACCCGAGGACGGGCTGTCGGTCGTCGGCGACGACCTGTTCATGACCTGGGCCGTCGAGCGTCGCCTGATGGCCGACGGCGGGCGGGTGGAGATCGAGACCCCTGTCGGCACGCGCTCGGCCTGGATCACAGCCGACATGGCCGCGCCGGTGCGGGTGCGGTTGAAGGACCTGGGCCTGCCCGCGCGTGGATCGCGGCCGGCGGGGCATCTGTTCGTCACGCTGGAGCCGTCGTCCGATGTTCCCTCGGCGGCAGAGGACCTGCTGGTGCGGTTCACGCGGGTCTGGACGCAGGAGCGTCTGGCGGCCTAA
- a CDS encoding tryptophan-rich sensory protein, with the protein MTDIDDAIDDVRDAAMDLLNSEGRSAGHVVAGIALTVGFALLAHTIASGALKPRRNLKQVRDKELPITEKPKGAFSLILPAVFSATTLSAVRVWNAPPQKERTRAMGLWLAAQTVNAVWLGLRPSSMARQVVAAMSSAGLAAAFAHEARKLDEGAGKMAAPLGSGVRFGNFLHRKADDASGGRTLH; encoded by the coding sequence ATGACCGATATCGACGACGCCATCGACGACGTGCGCGACGCCGCCATGGACTTGCTGAACAGCGAGGGCCGCAGCGCCGGCCATGTGGTCGCCGGGATCGCCCTGACCGTCGGCTTCGCCCTGTTGGCCCACACCATCGCCTCGGGCGCGTTGAAGCCCCGTCGCAACCTGAAACAGGTGCGCGACAAGGAGCTGCCGATCACCGAAAAGCCCAAGGGGGCCTTCAGCCTGATCCTGCCGGCGGTGTTTTCGGCGACGACCCTGTCGGCCGTACGCGTCTGGAACGCGCCTCCGCAAAAGGAACGGACCCGCGCCATGGGCCTATGGCTCGCGGCCCAGACGGTGAACGCCGTCTGGCTTGGCCTGCGTCCGTCCTCAATGGCGCGTCAGGTGGTCGCCGCCATGTCGTCGGCCGGTCTGGCCGCCGCCTTCGCCCACGAGGCGCGCAAGCTGGACGAAGGGGCCGGCAAGATGGCGGCGCCGCTAGGATCAGGCGTGCGGTTCGGAAACTTCCTGCACCGCAAGGCCGACGACGCCTCGGGCGGACGCACCCTGCATTAG
- a CDS encoding sensor histidine kinase: protein MILSRALNIDAPHSAPGKGVMAAGHRPGPVGTDGSDGPNPLIPVLTGVVVAILVALAIAYARSAGLVAGLWGASGVAVAVWLRTSRGRTSDLTFAGVLTVSILIGEIIAGNKPPLALAFTIANMIEIVGAVLLARRFSPTLNLSSLNGAVSFLFFAAVLAPIPAALCSTLILSLMGQGDIVWQGFQTWWLGHALGIAVLGSLGMSLTPAMFARLLKPRKLIEAVVLIGLVPVFYFVAFTGDVPMGFVLLPLLLAIAVRLGVAGAAFTLVVMSVLLVGSAMIGNGPYAQGDLTHQVLMAQMLVLIGYMPVLLVASLLEERDLLAERARVGRERAEKASEAKSRLLANVAHEIKSPVAGIIGIGDLWRQGHLGPVSAQQAEMSDMLVKTARQVETLAHDLLDVARAESGAVRVDLRPTDIPGLLEDVRRTCLLWPDADRVAVEVVCEGDGLIAVADSQRLAQIITNLTSNALKYGGSGGRVVLRALRQDDCVRIEVSDFGPGLSLQKQAQLFEPFNRLGLERSAVEGHGVGLALAKRLVELQGGSIGVISAPGEGATFWVALPKA from the coding sequence ATGATCCTGAGCCGCGCGCTCAACATCGATGCCCCCCACAGCGCCCCCGGCAAGGGCGTGATGGCGGCTGGCCATCGGCCCGGCCCCGTCGGCACCGACGGCTCGGACGGCCCCAATCCCCTGATTCCAGTGCTGACGGGCGTCGTCGTCGCCATCCTGGTCGCCCTGGCGATCGCCTATGCCCGTTCGGCCGGACTGGTGGCGGGCCTGTGGGGCGCCAGCGGGGTCGCCGTCGCCGTCTGGCTGCGCACCAGCCGTGGCCGCACCAGCGACCTCACCTTCGCCGGCGTCCTGACCGTCAGCATCCTGATTGGCGAGATCATCGCCGGCAATAAGCCGCCGCTGGCGCTGGCCTTCACGATCGCCAACATGATCGAGATCGTCGGGGCTGTGCTGCTGGCCCGCCGGTTCTCGCCCACGCTCAACCTTTCCAGCCTGAACGGCGCGGTCAGCTTCCTGTTCTTCGCGGCTGTCCTGGCGCCGATCCCCGCCGCCCTGTGCAGCACCCTGATCTTGTCGCTGATGGGCCAGGGCGACATCGTTTGGCAGGGGTTCCAGACCTGGTGGCTGGGTCACGCCTTGGGCATCGCTGTATTGGGTTCGCTAGGAATGTCGCTGACGCCTGCGATGTTCGCGCGTCTGCTGAAACCCAGGAAGCTGATCGAGGCCGTCGTTCTGATCGGCCTTGTTCCCGTCTTTTACTTTGTCGCCTTCACGGGCGACGTGCCGATGGGCTTCGTCCTGCTGCCGCTCCTGCTGGCCATCGCGGTACGGCTCGGCGTCGCGGGCGCCGCCTTCACCCTGGTCGTCATGAGCGTGCTGCTGGTCGGCAGCGCCATGATCGGAAACGGCCCCTATGCTCAGGGCGACCTGACCCACCAGGTTCTGATGGCCCAGATGCTGGTGCTGATCGGCTATATGCCCGTCCTGCTGGTGGCCTCGTTGCTGGAAGAGCGCGATCTTCTGGCGGAGCGCGCGCGCGTCGGTCGCGAACGCGCCGAAAAGGCCTCGGAGGCCAAGTCCCGCCTGCTCGCCAACGTCGCCCACGAGATCAAGAGCCCGGTCGCCGGCATCATCGGCATTGGCGACCTGTGGCGGCAGGGCCACCTGGGGCCGGTCTCGGCTCAGCAGGCCGAAATGTCCGACATGCTGGTCAAGACCGCGCGTCAGGTCGAAACCCTGGCCCACGATCTGCTGGATGTGGCCCGCGCCGAATCCGGGGCCGTCCGGGTCGATCTGCGGCCGACCGACATTCCAGGGCTGCTGGAAGACGTGCGCCGCACGTGCCTGCTGTGGCCCGACGCCGACCGGGTCGCCGTCGAGGTGGTGTGCGAGGGCGATGGCTTGATCGCGGTCGCGGACTCTCAGCGTCTGGCCCAGATCATCACCAACCTGACCAGCAATGCGCTGAAATACGGCGGGTCCGGCGGTCGTGTCGTCCTGCGTGCGCTTCGTCAGGACGACTGCGTCCGCATCGAGGTCAGCGATTTCGGCCCCGGCCTGTCGCTTCAGAAGCAGGCGCAGTTGTTCGAGCCCTTCAACCGCCTGGGGCTTGAGCGTTCGGCGGTCGAGGGGCACGGCGTCGGCCTGGCCCTGGCCAAGCGGTTGGTCGAGTTGCAGGGCGGCTCGATCGGCGTGATCTCGGCGCCGGGCGAGGGCGCCACCTTCTGGGTCGCGCTGCCCAAGGCGTGA
- a CDS encoding inositol monophosphatase family protein, translating to MALASALLQVMTDAVRKTARPMLRDFGEVSQLQVSRKGPGDFVTAADLKAEDTLYELLMKARPGYGFLGEERGMIEGTDKSHTWIVDPIDGTTNFMHAMPHFAITVGLERRAPDGSSEIVAGVTYNPVMNELFWAEKGKGCYLNDQRIRVAGRRDLSESLIATGLPFIGKSGHAQSIKDLHAVGQRVAGIRRLGSAALDFAWVAAGRYDAYYERNLKPWDVAAGILFVTEAGGRVTTIENDGDPKTGKSILASNTELHPHLRKVLQGS from the coding sequence ATGGCCCTCGCCTCCGCCCTGCTCCAAGTCATGACCGATGCGGTGCGCAAGACCGCCCGCCCGATGCTGCGTGACTTCGGCGAAGTCTCCCAGCTTCAGGTGTCGAGGAAGGGCCCCGGCGATTTCGTCACGGCCGCCGACCTGAAGGCCGAAGACACGCTCTACGAACTGCTGATGAAGGCTCGCCCCGGCTACGGCTTCCTGGGCGAGGAACGCGGCATGATCGAGGGGACGGACAAGTCCCACACTTGGATCGTCGATCCGATCGACGGCACCACCAACTTCATGCACGCCATGCCCCACTTCGCCATCACGGTGGGGCTGGAGCGCCGCGCGCCCGACGGGTCGAGCGAGATCGTCGCCGGCGTGACCTACAACCCCGTCATGAACGAGCTGTTTTGGGCCGAAAAGGGCAAGGGCTGCTATCTGAACGACCAGCGCATCCGCGTCGCCGGCCGTCGCGATCTGTCCGAAAGCCTGATCGCCACCGGACTGCCCTTCATCGGCAAGTCGGGTCACGCCCAGTCGATCAAGGATCTGCACGCCGTCGGCCAGCGCGTCGCCGGCATCCGCCGTCTGGGCTCGGCCGCCCTGGACTTCGCCTGGGTAGCGGCCGGTCGCTACGACGCCTATTATGAGCGCAATCTGAAGCCCTGGGACGTGGCGGCGGGCATCCTGTTCGTCACCGAGGCCGGCGGCCGGGTCACGACCATCGAGAACGACGGCGATCCCAAGACGGGCAAGTCGATCCTGGCGTCGAACACCGAACTGCATCCGCACCTGCGCAAGGTGCTTCAGGGCTCCTGA
- a CDS encoding D-amino acid dehydrogenase, which yields MRVLVLGSGVIGVTTAWFLSQAGHEVTVVDRQAGPALETSFANAAQISPGYSAPWAAPSIPVKAMKWLLMRHAPLIVRPRLDMAMVRWTIAMLRNCTHDRYALNKSRMVRLAEYSRDQIDLLRRETGIAYDGRQQGTLQLFRTEKQLADVHKDVDVLKAAGVPCEVLDRAGCIAAEPGLAASDVDFVGGLRLPHDETGDCFLFTNALAKLAAERGVVFHTGTEIQSITMTDGRATGALTSKGAMTADLVILALGSYSPMMAKPLGLDLPVYPVKGYSITAKIVNEDRAPVSTVMDESYKVAITRLGDRIRVGGMAELSGYNNTLPAVRRETLAHSVGSLFPGGGDLAGASYWSGLRPMTPDGTPVIGATKVPGLYLNTGHGTLGWTMACGSARVLADMVDGKAPEIETRDLSLNRYGAWAGAFAPGFS from the coding sequence ATGCGGGTTCTGGTGCTTGGGTCGGGCGTCATCGGCGTCACCACCGCCTGGTTTCTCAGCCAGGCCGGGCATGAGGTCACGGTCGTCGATCGGCAGGCCGGTCCGGCGCTGGAGACCAGCTTCGCCAACGCCGCGCAGATTTCGCCGGGCTATTCCGCGCCCTGGGCTGCGCCGTCGATCCCGGTCAAGGCGATGAAGTGGCTGCTGATGCGCCACGCGCCGCTGATCGTGCGGCCGCGTCTGGACATGGCCATGGTGCGCTGGACCATCGCCATGCTGCGCAACTGCACCCACGACCGCTATGCGCTGAACAAGAGCCGGATGGTGCGTCTGGCCGAATACAGCCGCGACCAGATCGACCTGCTGCGCCGCGAGACCGGCATCGCCTATGACGGTCGCCAGCAGGGCACGCTGCAGCTGTTCCGCACGGAAAAGCAGCTGGCCGACGTGCACAAGGACGTCGATGTGCTGAAGGCCGCCGGCGTGCCGTGCGAAGTTCTGGACCGCGCGGGCTGTATCGCGGCCGAGCCGGGCCTGGCCGCCTCCGACGTCGATTTCGTCGGGGGTCTGCGTCTGCCGCACGACGAGACGGGCGACTGCTTCCTGTTCACCAACGCCCTGGCCAAGCTGGCGGCGGAGCGCGGCGTGGTCTTTCATACCGGGACCGAGATCCAGTCGATCACGATGACGGACGGTCGTGCGACCGGCGCCCTGACCAGCAAGGGCGCCATGACGGCCGATCTGGTGATCCTGGCGCTCGGTTCCTATTCGCCGATGATGGCCAAGCCGCTTGGGCTGGATCTGCCGGTCTATCCGGTAAAGGGCTATTCGATCACGGCCAAGATCGTGAACGAAGACCGGGCGCCCGTCTCCACCGTCATGGACGAGAGCTACAAGGTGGCGATCACGCGCCTGGGCGACCGTATCCGCGTGGGCGGCATGGCCGAGCTGTCGGGATACAACAACACCCTGCCCGCCGTCCGTCGCGAAACCCTGGCCCATTCGGTCGGCAGCCTGTTCCCCGGCGGCGGCGACCTGGCGGGCGCCAGCTATTGGTCGGGCCTGCGTCCGATGACGCCGGACGGCACGCCGGTGATCGGCGCGACCAAGGTTCCGGGGCTCTATCTGAACACCGGCCACGGCACCCTGGGTTGGACCATGGCGTGCGGCTCGGCGCGGGTTCTGGCCGACATGGTCGACGGCAAGGCGCCCGAGATCGAGACCCGCGACCTGTCGCTGAACCGCTATGGCGCCTGGGCCGGGGCGTTTGCGCCGGGCTTCAGCTGA
- the bfr gene encoding bacterioferritin, translating into MKGDPAILRTLNAVLTNELTAVNQYFLHARMFESWGLAHLGNVIYEESIGEMKHADMLIKRILFLDGLPNLQDLHKLKVGEDPIECLGADLQLELDSRATTAAAVTQCEETRDYVSRDLLMKILADTEEHIDFLENQHKLIELMGAQNYLQSAMKEIVTDGAATGN; encoded by the coding sequence ATGAAGGGCGACCCCGCAATCCTGCGCACGCTGAACGCAGTGCTGACCAACGAGCTGACGGCCGTGAATCAGTATTTCCTGCATGCCCGCATGTTCGAAAGCTGGGGCCTCGCGCACCTGGGCAACGTCATCTACGAAGAATCGATCGGCGAGATGAAGCACGCCGACATGCTGATCAAACGCATCCTCTTCTTGGATGGGCTGCCCAATCTGCAAGACCTGCACAAGCTGAAGGTCGGCGAGGATCCGATCGAATGCCTGGGCGCCGATCTGCAACTGGAACTGGACAGCCGCGCGACGACCGCCGCCGCCGTGACCCAGTGCGAGGAAACCCGCGACTACGTCAGCCGTGACCTGCTGATGAAGATCCTGGCCGACACCGAAGAGCACATCGACTTCCTGGAAAACCAGCACAAGCTGATCGAGCTGATGGGCGCGCAAAACTATCTGCAATCGGCGATGAAAGAGATCGTCACCGACGGCGCGGCGACCGGCAACTAA
- the aroC gene encoding chorismate synthase, which translates to MSHNTFGHLFRVTTWGESHGPAIGCVVDGCPPMIPLTEADLQPWLDQRKPGGSRFVTQRKESDTARILSGVFDDGDGPVTTGTPISILIENEDQRSKDYGEIARAYRPGHADYAYQAKYGVRDHRGGGRSSARETASRVAAGAVARKVLGDGIRIRAGVVQIGPHRIAPDKIDFDAVHTNPLFAASAEVVGDWEAYLDGIRKAGSSVGAVVALEVTGVPAGWGAPLYGKLDSELAAALMSINAAKGVEIGAGFEAAELTGEQNADEMRLDLNKQPVFLSNKAGGVLGGISTGQPVTARVAFKPTSSILTLRQTITRDGEETDLRTKGRHDPCVALRAVPVVEATAACVLADAYLRHRAQVG; encoded by the coding sequence ATGTCGCACAATACCTTCGGCCATCTGTTTCGCGTGACCACCTGGGGCGAGAGCCACGGGCCGGCGATCGGCTGCGTCGTTGACGGATGCCCGCCGATGATCCCGCTGACCGAGGCGGACCTTCAGCCTTGGCTGGACCAGAGAAAGCCGGGCGGCAGCCGTTTCGTGACCCAGCGCAAGGAAAGCGACACGGCGCGCATCCTGTCGGGCGTGTTCGACGACGGCGACGGGCCGGTGACGACGGGCACGCCAATCTCGATCCTGATCGAGAACGAAGACCAGCGGTCAAAGGACTATGGCGAGATCGCCCGCGCCTATCGGCCGGGGCACGCCGACTATGCCTATCAGGCCAAATACGGGGTGCGCGACCACCGGGGCGGCGGTCGATCCTCGGCGCGCGAGACGGCCAGCCGCGTGGCCGCCGGGGCCGTGGCGCGCAAGGTGCTGGGCGACGGGATCAGGATCCGCGCCGGCGTGGTGCAGATCGGCCCCCACCGGATTGCGCCGGACAAGATCGATTTCGACGCCGTCCACACCAATCCGCTGTTCGCCGCCTCGGCCGAGGTCGTGGGCGACTGGGAGGCTTATCTGGACGGCATCCGCAAGGCGGGATCGTCGGTTGGCGCGGTCGTCGCACTGGAGGTCACGGGCGTTCCGGCGGGCTGGGGCGCGCCCCTGTACGGCAAGCTGGATTCAGAACTGGCTGCGGCCCTGATGTCGATCAATGCGGCCAAGGGGGTCGAGATCGGGGCGGGCTTCGAGGCCGCCGAACTGACCGGCGAACAGAACGCCGACGAGATGCGGCTGGACCTGAACAAGCAGCCGGTCTTCCTGTCGAACAAGGCCGGCGGGGTGCTGGGTGGGATTTCGACGGGCCAGCCGGTGACGGCGCGGGTTGCGTTCAAGCCGACCTCCTCCATCCTGACCCTGCGCCAGACGATCACCCGCGACGGCGAAGAGACGGACCTGCGCACCAAGGGCCGTCACGACCCGTGCGTCGCCCTGCGCGCCGTGCCGGTGGTCGAGGCCACGGCCGCCTGCGTGCTGGCCGACGCCTATCTGAGGCACCGCGCCCAGGTCGGCTGA
- the queA gene encoding tRNA preQ1(34) S-adenosylmethionine ribosyltransferase-isomerase QueA: MKTADFDFDLPEDRIALRPADPRDSARLLVVKGGALEDRVIRDLPDFLQPGDALVFNDTRVIPARLSGVRQRIGAEGETLTVEVEATLHHRDAPDVWSAFMKPGKRIKSGDRIRFGNASDAACDLGRLDATVTAKGEDGLITLTFDLAGPALDDAIRDVGVMPLPPYIAAKRPEDDRDRSDYQTVFAEHDGSVAAPTAGLHFTPALLDAIRAKGVSTHAVTLHVGAGTFLPVKADDLADHKMHSEWGEVSPETAAALNAVHAKGGRVVCVGTTSLRLLESATAEDGEIKPFHGDTAIFITPGYRFRAVDVLMTNFHLPKSTLFMLVSAFAGTATMKAAYAHAVADGYRFYSYGDGSLLFRD, from the coding sequence ATGAAGACCGCCGATTTCGATTTCGACCTGCCCGAAGACCGTATTGCGTTGCGCCCGGCCGATCCGCGCGATTCCGCACGGCTGCTGGTGGTGAAAGGCGGCGCGCTGGAAGACCGGGTCATTCGCGATCTGCCGGACTTCCTGCAGCCGGGCGACGCCCTGGTGTTCAACGATACGCGGGTCATTCCCGCCCGTCTGTCGGGCGTGCGTCAGCGGATCGGGGCCGAGGGCGAAACCCTGACGGTCGAGGTGGAGGCGACGCTGCATCACCGCGACGCGCCCGACGTCTGGTCCGCCTTCATGAAGCCCGGCAAGCGGATCAAGTCGGGGGATCGGATCCGGTTCGGAAACGCAAGCGACGCCGCCTGCGACCTGGGGCGACTGGACGCGACGGTGACGGCAAAGGGTGAAGACGGCCTGATCACCCTGACCTTCGACCTGGCGGGACCGGCGCTGGACGATGCGATCCGCGATGTCGGCGTCATGCCCCTGCCGCCCTATATCGCCGCCAAACGGCCCGAGGACGACCGTGACCGGTCAGACTATCAGACCGTGTTCGCCGAGCATGACGGGTCGGTTGCGGCGCCGACGGCGGGGCTGCATTTCACCCCGGCCCTGCTGGACGCCATCCGCGCCAAGGGTGTCTCGACCCATGCGGTGACGTTGCATGTCGGGGCCGGCACCTTCCTGCCGGTCAAGGCCGACGATCTTGCCGACCACAAGATGCACAGCGAATGGGGCGAGGTGTCGCCTGAAACCGCCGCCGCCCTGAACGCCGTCCATGCAAAGGGCGGGCGCGTCGTCTGCGTCGGCACCACCTCCCTGCGGCTGCTGGAAAGCGCGACGGCCGAGGACGGCGAGATCAAACCCTTCCACGGCGACACGGCCATTTTCATCACGCCGGGCTATCGGTTCCGGGCGGTCGATGTGCTGATGACCAACTTCCACCTGCCGAAATCGACGCTGTTCATGCTGGTCAGCGCCTTTGCGGGCACGGCGACGATGAAGGCGGCCTATGCCCATGCGGTCGCCGACGGCTATCGCTTCTATTCCTACGGCGACGGATCGCTGCTGTTCCGCGACTGA
- the thiE gene encoding thiamine phosphate synthase, which translates to MARTPTVPERPPCRLYLITPPAIADLNAFAQTLDQALAAGDVAALQIRLKPADEAAIRTAVEVLAPIARRHDVAVLLNDRPDLARATGCDGVHIGQEDGSLAEARRIMGPDAMIGVTCHDDRDLAWDAAEGGADYVAFGAFYPTDTKETVHRPPLDILTVWQETVETPCVAIGGITVDNAAELAQAGADFVAVSGGVWNHPDGAAEAVRRFNEKLQA; encoded by the coding sequence ATGGCCCGAACACCCACCGTCCCCGAGCGTCCGCCCTGCCGGCTGTATCTGATCACGCCGCCCGCGATCGCCGACCTGAACGCCTTTGCGCAAACCCTCGATCAGGCCTTGGCCGCCGGCGACGTCGCGGCCTTGCAGATCCGGCTGAAGCCCGCCGACGAGGCCGCTATCCGCACGGCGGTCGAGGTGTTGGCTCCCATTGCGCGGCGTCATGATGTCGCGGTCCTGCTGAACGACCGGCCCGATCTGGCGCGGGCCACCGGCTGCGATGGCGTTCACATCGGTCAGGAAGACGGCTCGCTGGCCGAGGCGCGGCGTATCATGGGGCCAGACGCCATGATCGGCGTCACCTGCCACGACGACCGCGACCTGGCCTGGGACGCCGCAGAGGGCGGCGCCGACTACGTCGCCTTCGGCGCCTTCTATCCCACCGACACAAAGGAAACGGTCCATCGTCCGCCGCTGGACATCCTGACGGTGTGGCAAGAGACGGTCGAGACGCCCTGCGTCGCCATCGGCGGGATCACGGTCGATAACGCCGCAGAGCTTGCCCAGGCTGGCGCTGACTTCGTGGCGGTCAGCGGCGGGGTCTGGAACCATCCCGACGGCGCCGCCGAGGCCGTCAGGCGTTTCAATGAAAAATTGCAGGCCTGA
- the efp gene encoding elongation factor P: protein MKINGNTIKPGMVLQHNGGLWVVTKASHVKPGKGGAFANVEAKNLETGNKLNERFRSEDKVERVTLEQKDFSYLFDNGDSLVFMDDTTYEQIELQKDWVGEERIPYLQEGMKVVIEMHEERPIGLELPDQVVLEVAETEPTVKGQTASSSYKPALASNGVRIMIPPYMSAGERIVVDTTSGEYVRRAD from the coding sequence ATGAAGATCAACGGCAACACCATCAAGCCCGGCATGGTCCTGCAGCACAATGGCGGCCTGTGGGTCGTCACCAAGGCCAGCCACGTCAAGCCCGGCAAGGGCGGCGCCTTCGCCAACGTCGAGGCCAAGAACCTGGAGACCGGCAACAAGCTGAACGAACGCTTCCGTTCGGAAGACAAGGTCGAGCGCGTGACGCTGGAACAGAAGGACTTCTCCTATCTGTTCGACAACGGCGACAGCCTGGTCTTCATGGACGACACCACCTACGAGCAGATCGAACTGCAAAAGGACTGGGTCGGCGAAGAGCGCATCCCCTATCTGCAAGAAGGCATGAAGGTCGTCATCGAGATGCATGAAGAGCGTCCGATCGGCTTGGAACTGCCCGATCAGGTCGTGCTGGAAGTCGCCGAGACCGAGCCGACCGTGAAGGGCCAGACCGCCTCGTCGTCCTACAAGCCCGCGCTGGCGTCCAACGGCGTGCGCATCATGATCCCGCCCTATATGTCGGCCGGCGAGCGTATCGTCGTCGACACGACCAGCGGCGAATACGTCCGCCGCGCGGACTAA
- a CDS encoding (2Fe-2S)-binding protein: MYVCNCNGLRQRDVAQAIEAGACRPRDIFARNQCQAQCAKCVCEMRQMIQESREAFALAAE; encoded by the coding sequence GTGTACGTCTGCAACTGTAACGGTCTTCGCCAGCGTGATGTCGCCCAGGCCATCGAGGCCGGCGCCTGCCGTCCGCGTGACATCTTCGCGCGCAACCAGTGCCAGGCCCAGTGCGCCAAATGCGTCTGCGAGATGCGTCAGATGATTCAGGAAAGCCGCGAAGCGTTCGCACTCGCAGCCGAATAG
- a CDS encoding VOC family protein — protein MREDGKLDYLELPAANLPATKQFYSQAFGWTFVDYGPTYAAFDQGLDGGFDADQTDQTNTPLPILYAHDLEAMLAKVEAAGGRIVKPIYSFPGGRRFHFADPAGTEMAVWSEG, from the coding sequence GTGCGTGAAGATGGAAAGCTGGACTATCTCGAACTGCCCGCCGCCAACCTGCCCGCGACCAAGCAATTCTACAGCCAGGCGTTCGGCTGGACCTTCGTGGATTACGGCCCGACCTATGCCGCCTTCGATCAGGGTCTGGACGGCGGGTTCGACGCCGATCAGACCGATCAGACCAATACCCCCCTGCCCATCCTGTACGCCCATGACCTGGAAGCCATGCTGGCCAAGGTCGAGGCGGCCGGCGGGCGGATCGTGAAACCGATCTACAGTTTCCCCGGCGGTCGCCGCTTCCACTTCGCAGATCCGGCCGGCACCGAAATGGCCGTCTGGTCCGAGGGCTGA